One Thalassotalea atypica DNA window includes the following coding sequences:
- the uvrD gene encoding DNA helicase II: MDVSDLIDSLNDHQREVVAAPLQNMLVLAGAGSGKTRVLVQRIAWLMRVENTSPHSVLAVTFTNKAAAEMKARVEQTVGGIIHGMWIGTFHGLAHRLLRMHFQEANLPQSFQVLDSDDQLRLVKRTIRALNLDEKKWPAKQACWYINGKKDEGLRPKHIETHYDPTEQTFVDIYKSYQDACDRAGLVDFAELLLRAHELWLNHPLLLKHYQQRFGHILVDEFQDTNAIQYAWLTMLGKEQSHVMIVGDDDQSIYGWRGAKIENIQRFLKDYEQAKTIRLEQNYRSTANILNAANHLIANNNNRLGKDLWTEDKDGEKISVYTAFNEIDEARFIAGRITQWRIDDGTLDDVAILYRSNAQSRLLEEALLQAQLPYRIYGGLRFFERQEIKDALAYMRLINNRDDDAAFERIINTPTRGIGNQTVAIVRDAARSLEMTLWQACKKMIADNELKGRAAKTIGLFIDLIDQLEDDSTNLDLDQQVNFVISHSGLKAMYQAEKGERAQARIENLNELVTACQTYEVDPELEDEQTPLTSFLTHAALEAGESQADEYEPAVQLMTMHSAKGLEFPLVFIAGLEEGMFPSQQSQEDISRLEEERRLCYVGMTRAMRKLYLCHAESRRLYGQEKYHKPSRFLRELPPACVEDIRLQSQVSRPATTGRFSSTFTTETFENTGFTLGQRVLHQKFGEGVVLNYEGAGAQSRIQVNFEDVGIKWLVVAYANLSPLE; the protein is encoded by the coding sequence ATGGACGTATCAGATTTAATAGACTCGCTAAATGATCATCAGCGAGAAGTAGTTGCAGCCCCTTTACAAAACATGTTGGTGCTCGCTGGCGCCGGTAGTGGTAAAACACGGGTATTGGTGCAGCGTATTGCATGGCTAATGCGTGTTGAAAATACCTCTCCCCATAGTGTGCTCGCGGTAACGTTTACCAATAAAGCTGCAGCGGAGATGAAAGCGCGGGTTGAGCAAACTGTCGGTGGCATTATTCATGGGATGTGGATAGGCACTTTCCATGGCTTAGCGCACAGGTTATTGCGTATGCACTTTCAGGAAGCTAACTTGCCGCAGAGCTTTCAGGTACTCGACTCTGATGACCAATTGCGTTTAGTTAAGCGTACGATACGAGCGCTAAATTTAGATGAGAAAAAATGGCCTGCAAAACAAGCGTGCTGGTATATAAACGGAAAGAAAGATGAAGGATTAAGGCCGAAGCATATTGAAACTCATTACGATCCAACAGAGCAGACTTTTGTTGATATTTACAAATCCTATCAAGATGCGTGTGATCGTGCAGGATTAGTCGACTTTGCTGAACTGTTGTTACGGGCTCATGAGTTATGGCTGAATCATCCGCTATTGTTAAAGCACTACCAACAGCGGTTTGGTCATATTCTAGTGGACGAATTTCAAGACACTAATGCTATTCAATATGCTTGGCTAACCATGCTTGGGAAAGAACAAAGTCATGTGATGATTGTCGGCGATGATGATCAATCCATTTATGGCTGGCGCGGCGCCAAAATAGAAAATATTCAACGCTTTCTAAAAGACTATGAGCAAGCGAAAACAATTCGCCTAGAGCAAAATTATCGTTCGACCGCCAATATCTTAAATGCGGCAAATCACCTTATTGCTAATAATAATAATCGATTGGGTAAAGACTTATGGACAGAAGATAAAGACGGTGAAAAGATTTCTGTCTATACCGCGTTCAATGAAATTGATGAAGCACGCTTTATCGCAGGCCGAATAACGCAATGGCGTATTGATGATGGCACACTTGATGACGTCGCCATTTTGTATCGTAGCAATGCGCAATCACGATTGCTGGAAGAAGCATTATTACAAGCGCAGTTACCTTATCGCATTTATGGTGGTTTACGATTTTTTGAACGCCAAGAAATTAAAGATGCGTTGGCGTATATGCGCCTAATTAACAACCGAGATGATGATGCGGCTTTTGAAAGGATCATCAACACCCCAACGCGAGGCATTGGTAATCAAACTGTGGCCATAGTGCGCGATGCGGCGCGAAGCCTTGAAATGACCTTATGGCAAGCGTGTAAGAAAATGATTGCCGATAATGAGCTGAAAGGGCGTGCTGCTAAAACGATAGGGCTTTTTATAGACTTAATTGATCAACTAGAAGATGACTCGACCAATCTAGACTTGGACCAACAAGTAAATTTCGTTATTAGTCACAGTGGCTTAAAGGCTATGTACCAAGCAGAAAAAGGTGAACGTGCACAGGCAAGAATTGAAAACTTGAATGAATTGGTTACGGCTTGCCAAACTTATGAAGTCGATCCTGAACTAGAAGATGAACAAACCCCGTTAACATCATTTCTTACCCATGCAGCACTGGAAGCCGGAGAGTCACAAGCCGATGAATATGAGCCTGCGGTGCAGTTGATGACTATGCACTCGGCAAAAGGATTAGAGTTTCCATTGGTGTTTATCGCCGGTTTGGAAGAGGGCATGTTTCCATCTCAACAATCACAAGAAGACATTTCTCGCTTGGAAGAAGAGCGACGGTTATGTTACGTTGGCATGACGCGGGCAATGCGAAAATTGTATTTATGTCATGCAGAAAGCCGCCGGCTTTATGGCCAAGAGAAATACCATAAACCGAGTCGTTTCTTACGCGAATTGCCTCCAGCATGTGTCGAAGACATTCGATTACAAAGTCAGGTCTCAAGACCCGCGACAACAGGACGTTTTTCGTCTACCTTTACTACAGAGACATTCGAAAATACCGGATTCACGTTAGGGCAACGAGTGCTTCATCAAAAGTTCGGCGAAGGTGTCGTACTCAATTATGAAGGCGCAGGTGCACAAAGTCGTATCCAGGTGAATTTTGAAGATGTTGGTATAAAATGGTTAGTGGTCGCGTATGCGAATTTATCACCATTAGAATAA
- a CDS encoding HAD-IA family hydrolase, whose product MRFYRRLTSFQAISFDLDDTLYANRDVMVATEKSMVAYFERVLASYNHEQQVFDRCFWWAFRAQAIKTEPSLAHEITDVRRQTYRLGILSLTGDQELSVSLAEQALAHFIEKRSDFKVPDSVHALLARLAMRYPLIAISNGNVDAKAIGIEKYFCHMLHAGNGKLTKPNVDMFTRAANQLGLPLSQILHVGDCGHADVFGALRSGMQSVWLSCYDVGKPLRVVPHVEITDIAQLERLV is encoded by the coding sequence GTGAGATTTTATCGCCGACTTACGTCATTTCAGGCAATCAGTTTTGACTTGGATGATACTTTATATGCTAACCGCGATGTGATGGTCGCGACCGAAAAAAGTATGGTAGCTTATTTTGAGCGAGTATTGGCCTCTTATAATCATGAACAACAAGTATTCGATCGTTGTTTTTGGTGGGCATTTCGCGCTCAAGCTATAAAAACTGAACCGTCGTTGGCCCATGAAATCACAGACGTAAGGCGACAAACCTATCGCTTAGGCATATTGTCTTTAACTGGCGACCAAGAATTATCAGTATCACTTGCGGAACAAGCGCTTGCCCACTTTATAGAAAAGCGAAGTGACTTCAAGGTGCCAGATTCTGTGCATGCATTATTAGCCCGATTGGCAATGCGTTATCCATTGATCGCAATATCTAATGGTAATGTTGATGCAAAGGCGATAGGCATAGAAAAATACTTCTGTCATATGCTACATGCCGGTAATGGAAAATTAACTAAGCCCAACGTAGATATGTTCACAAGGGCAGCGAATCAGTTGGGCTTACCTTTATCACAAATTCTTCACGTGGGGGATTGTGGTCATGCTGATGTTTTTGGCGCGTTACGCTCTGGTATGCAGAGTGTCTGGTTATCTTGCTACGATGTAGGAAAACCCTTACGCGTTGTACCCCACGTTGAAATTACCGATATTGCTCAATTAGAGCGATTGGTTTAA
- a CDS encoding c-type cytochrome has translation MKKITLALATAAVLASPAYAGDAAAGKAKSGMCAACHGVEGISAIPMYPNLAGQKEVYLAKQLKAFKDGTRKDPVMAPMAMGLSDADMANLAAFYASMK, from the coding sequence ATGAAGAAAATTACTCTTGCTCTTGCTACAGCAGCAGTATTAGCTTCACCAGCATATGCAGGTGACGCAGCAGCTGGTAAAGCAAAATCAGGGATGTGTGCGGCATGTCACGGTGTTGAAGGTATTTCTGCGATTCCAATGTACCCTAATTTAGCGGGTCAAAAAGAAGTATACCTTGCTAAGCAATTAAAAGCCTTTAAAGATGGAACGCGTAAAGATCCAGTCATGGCTCCTATGGCAATGGGCTTATCTGACGCTGATATGGCTAACTTAGCTGCATTCTATGCAAGCATGAAGTAA
- a CDS encoding response regulator produces MPERLLVVEDSKAIAKVIEQLGKALGFEVTVAYTLADVEAILQGNKKFFAATIDYNLPDAPDGEAISCVLSHGIQSVVMTGRMDEETRQKILAQPVIDYIPKENSQAFMYLKRILHGQLLNRGSGILVVDDSVSARNHVVELLKRRNYSVFVASDGQKALEVIANHPEIKMVITDLEMPVMDGITLTNEIRKKHSRDRIAIIGISGANNGVHSARFIKNGADDFLRKPFCPEEFYCRVTQNIENLHNIEQIQRAANTDYLTDLPNRRAFIQSAQRKLPEMIEKNIPYCMAMIDIDFFKKINDTYGHEAGDNVLKVVALYMRKHLSGALLARLGGEEFSILMPGLDEDQLYGRLDDLRRELSVSQIPYEGQQITMSVSIGVVFNSNASLAAQMNEADQALYYAKENGRNQVSIAGQNHD; encoded by the coding sequence ATGCCAGAACGCCTATTGGTCGTTGAAGACAGTAAAGCTATAGCTAAAGTTATAGAGCAGTTAGGGAAAGCGTTGGGGTTTGAAGTTACTGTGGCATATACGCTTGCCGATGTTGAAGCCATATTGCAAGGTAACAAGAAATTTTTTGCAGCTACCATCGATTATAATTTACCGGATGCTCCTGATGGTGAAGCGATCAGTTGTGTTTTGTCACATGGCATTCAAAGCGTGGTGATGACGGGACGGATGGATGAAGAGACCCGTCAGAAAATACTCGCTCAGCCTGTCATCGACTATATTCCAAAAGAAAATAGTCAGGCATTTATGTACTTAAAACGTATTTTGCACGGCCAATTATTAAACCGAGGTAGTGGCATCTTAGTTGTCGATGACAGTGTTTCAGCTCGGAATCATGTGGTTGAACTGTTAAAGCGTCGAAACTATTCGGTTTTTGTCGCAAGCGACGGTCAAAAAGCACTGGAAGTCATCGCGAATCACCCGGAAATTAAAATGGTGATCACGGATTTGGAAATGCCCGTTATGGATGGGATAACATTAACTAATGAAATTCGTAAAAAACACAGTCGAGATAGAATAGCTATCATAGGCATTTCTGGCGCGAATAATGGAGTGCATTCTGCACGTTTTATAAAAAATGGAGCAGATGATTTTTTACGTAAACCATTTTGTCCGGAAGAGTTTTATTGCCGAGTAACCCAAAATATCGAGAATTTGCATAATATCGAGCAAATTCAGCGAGCTGCAAATACCGATTACTTGACAGATTTACCTAACCGTCGGGCATTTATTCAATCTGCACAGCGCAAGTTGCCTGAAATGATTGAAAAGAATATCCCCTATTGTATGGCGATGATAGATATTGATTTCTTCAAGAAAATTAATGACACCTACGGACATGAAGCGGGTGATAATGTACTTAAAGTCGTTGCCTTATACATGCGCAAACACTTATCAGGGGCGCTATTAGCAAGATTAGGCGGCGAAGAATTTTCGATATTAATGCCAGGGTTAGATGAAGACCAACTTTATGGTCGATTAGATGACTTACGTCGTGAATTGTCAGTCTCGCAGATCCCTTACGAAGGTCAGCAAATAACCATGTCGGTTTCTATAGGTGTTGTGTTTAATTCCAATGCTTCATTAGCTGCACAAATGAATGAAGCAGATCAGGCGCTTTATTATGCAAAAGAGAACGGTCGCAACCAAGTCTCAATTGCAGGGCAAAATCATGACTAA
- the rarD gene encoding EamA family transporter RarD — MTNQIDNHSSRSGIANAIAAYVMWGVAPLYFKLLSDVVASEILVHRVVWSSAFLLVIVIAMKKTPALIAILTNKALLLKLTITASILATNWFMFIWAVNNDHLLDASLGYYINPLLNVALGMIFLSERLRRWQGIAVGLAIAGVMIQVVLLGTLPIISLALAGTFAIYGLLRKKLHVDSFVGLLVESLLMLPIALIFWSVFLSSPTANMFENSTNLNITLIMAGIVTTAPLLCFTAAAKRLTLAALGFFQYIGPSIMFILAIALYDEPLIPAKLATFGLIWTALVIFSVDSIRARQKIKKATS, encoded by the coding sequence ATGACAAATCAAATAGATAACCATTCATCTCGTTCAGGAATAGCTAACGCCATAGCTGCCTACGTAATGTGGGGAGTCGCGCCGCTTTATTTTAAATTACTTAGTGATGTTGTTGCCAGCGAGATATTGGTTCATCGGGTTGTATGGTCAAGTGCGTTTTTATTAGTAATTGTCATTGCGATGAAAAAAACGCCTGCTCTGATCGCCATATTAACCAATAAGGCATTGTTACTTAAGCTCACCATAACTGCCTCAATATTAGCAACCAATTGGTTTATGTTTATCTGGGCCGTGAACAATGACCATCTGCTCGATGCGAGTTTAGGCTATTATATAAACCCCCTGCTCAATGTTGCGCTTGGTATGATATTTTTGAGTGAACGGCTACGTCGATGGCAAGGTATCGCAGTAGGTTTAGCTATCGCTGGCGTGATGATCCAAGTAGTATTGTTAGGCACATTACCGATCATTTCCCTTGCTCTTGCCGGCACTTTCGCCATTTATGGGTTATTACGTAAAAAACTGCATGTCGACTCTTTTGTCGGTTTATTGGTTGAATCGCTATTGATGTTACCCATTGCGTTAATTTTTTGGTCCGTTTTCTTATCCAGCCCAACGGCAAATATGTTTGAAAATAGCACCAATCTAAATATTACCCTGATCATGGCAGGCATTGTCACCACTGCGCCGCTGCTTTGCTTTACGGCAGCAGCTAAGAGGCTGACATTGGCGGCTTTGGGATTTTTCCAATATATTGGTCCAAGCATTATGTTTATCTTGGCAATAGCACTTTATGACGAGCCGTTGATTCCAGCAAAACTAGCTACATTTGGACTTATTTGGACTGCCTTAGTGATTTTCAGCGTCGACTCTATTAGGGCCCGACAGAAAATAAAAAAGGCCACTTCATAA
- the recQ gene encoding DNA helicase RecQ: MPSYHITGEIFLTNELASPSAIDLQDSLKHLFGYQTFRAGQAEIIQQVMSGRDGLVLMPTGGGKSLCYQLPAAIMPGVTIVVSPLISLMKDQVDGLNRQGISAEFVNSSLTSEQITRIFQRLSVGEIKLLYVSPERLTQHYFLQGLQDLPISLFAIDEAHCISQWGHDFRRAYTQLSCVKSYFQHVPVMALTATADVATRRDILNQLQLHDPYVHLDSFDRPNIRLTLAEKYNGQQQILGYVRKRISDCGIIYCSSRWQVEKLSKYLASAGINCAAYHAGLEPEIRAFVQDGFTKDNIQIVVATVAFGLGINKLNVRYVVHFEPPRTIEGYYQEIGRAGRDGLPAEALFLYDQQDIDRIKKRIGDGENEQRNQVELQRFNAMTGFVDAQNCRRQVILNYFAEFTKTRCGNCDICLDPPSEFDATEVAQKVLSCVFRIKQQGDIQYVIDVLRGEKSDKLTALGHDSVSTFGIGKEKTPGYWFTIVRQLIHLGYLQQDIANHSALCLTEASRAVLKAQEPLMLVKPRLQKASYWRQDSPASSYDKSLFIKMRTLRKEIADAEDVAPFIVFNDATLSELAKIKPQSSSEMLEVSGVGDTKLARYGQAFISLIKEHVSA, encoded by the coding sequence ATGCCGTCATATCATATAACCGGTGAAATTTTTTTGACCAACGAACTCGCTTCTCCTTCTGCAATTGACCTGCAAGACTCCTTAAAGCACTTATTTGGCTATCAGACTTTCCGAGCTGGCCAAGCTGAGATCATTCAGCAGGTTATGTCAGGACGTGATGGTCTTGTATTAATGCCTACGGGCGGTGGCAAATCGTTATGTTATCAATTACCTGCGGCAATTATGCCGGGTGTTACAATAGTGGTTTCACCGTTAATATCGTTAATGAAAGATCAAGTCGATGGCCTTAACCGTCAAGGGATCAGTGCTGAATTTGTAAATTCTAGTCTAACATCAGAGCAAATTACGCGCATTTTTCAACGATTGTCAGTGGGTGAAATAAAACTATTGTATGTGTCACCTGAACGCCTAACCCAGCATTATTTTTTGCAAGGGTTACAGGATTTACCGATCAGTCTTTTTGCTATCGATGAAGCCCATTGTATATCACAATGGGGACATGACTTTAGACGCGCTTATACACAGTTATCTTGTGTAAAGAGCTATTTTCAGCATGTTCCTGTGATGGCGTTAACTGCTACCGCCGATGTCGCAACTCGTCGTGATATACTGAATCAGCTGCAGTTACATGATCCTTATGTGCATTTAGATAGTTTTGATCGACCTAATATTCGATTGACTCTTGCGGAAAAGTATAACGGTCAACAACAAATTCTGGGGTATGTACGTAAGCGAATATCTGATTGCGGCATTATCTATTGCAGTAGCCGATGGCAAGTTGAAAAGCTCTCTAAGTACTTAGCCAGTGCGGGAATAAATTGTGCGGCCTATCACGCAGGACTAGAGCCAGAAATCAGAGCATTCGTTCAAGATGGTTTTACCAAGGATAATATTCAAATTGTGGTGGCTACCGTCGCTTTCGGCTTAGGTATCAACAAGCTTAATGTACGCTATGTGGTGCATTTTGAACCCCCAAGAACGATTGAAGGTTACTATCAGGAAATTGGCCGTGCAGGCCGTGATGGTTTACCCGCAGAAGCTTTATTCTTGTACGATCAGCAAGACATTGATCGTATTAAAAAACGTATTGGCGACGGAGAAAATGAGCAGCGTAATCAAGTCGAGTTACAACGCTTTAATGCAATGACCGGGTTTGTTGATGCGCAGAATTGTCGTCGTCAGGTGATATTGAATTATTTTGCTGAATTCACCAAAACACGCTGTGGTAACTGTGATATTTGCTTGGATCCCCCGAGCGAGTTTGATGCAACAGAAGTTGCGCAAAAAGTATTGTCTTGCGTATTTCGTATTAAACAACAAGGCGACATTCAGTATGTTATAGACGTACTACGTGGAGAAAAAAGCGATAAATTAACGGCTTTGGGTCATGACAGTGTTTCTACTTTTGGTATCGGAAAAGAGAAAACGCCGGGCTATTGGTTTACGATCGTTCGACAACTCATTCACTTAGGCTACTTGCAACAAGACATCGCTAACCATTCGGCACTGTGTTTAACAGAAGCCTCTAGGGCCGTATTGAAGGCTCAAGAGCCGTTGATGTTAGTCAAGCCAAGATTACAAAAAGCCAGTTATTGGCGTCAAGATTCGCCTGCCAGCAGCTATGATAAATCGTTATTTATAAAAATGCGTACGCTGCGTAAAGAAATTGCCGACGCGGAGGATGTGGCACCATTTATCGTCTTTAATGACGCTACATTATCCGAGCTGGCTAAGATAAAACCGCAATCTTCTTCAGAGATGTTAGAAGTCAGTGGAGTTGGCGACACGAAGCTAGCTCGATACGGGCAAGCCTTTATTTCATTGATTAAAGAGCATGTTAGCGCATAA
- a CDS encoding sensor domain-containing diguanylate cyclase, producing MKIQQKVIFYPLLIMVVTFMIGLVGVEYQVKQTWVKQVDKELKVLSLSTLTSIGYIKEQVTAENERSALGHLSQKQTQQSDIRLSIINDKGKLVADSMLSEEEIISAGNYLALEEINKAQVTGNSRVVRFSDFFAKSTVFITHFDGHSGYYVRASTPIDTYQVAIHQIRKGFIAVVVIAVVTILSFGYFLRRTIQEAVDKERSIQDIRVADKTREITLLQTMMTMLNAAENFDETGQVILSIMPRLLPDLSGKLYLLNDNDELKDLISWGPELSENVSILPVNPNDNKTEFITEQKELPEHLANYQTSRHLICVDLIDQNKLFGVIHFLGSRDKVHDKNIRNIVMQLSEQISLGLTNLRVKKQLHYQAIRDPLTNLYNRRFMLEGFEQAINRAERHDLSLAVLMIDIDHFKAVNDKFGHKMGDAVLVAIAELFKTNLRLEDIACRFGGEEFCIICPDTKLKDAFTLAEKLRLSTSELNIVEQDLRINKITISTGIAVFPNHGQGTQQLINEADKALYIAKNRGRNNTVVAANSQVEHNQ from the coding sequence ATGAAGATCCAACAAAAAGTCATTTTTTATCCATTACTGATTATGGTAGTGACTTTTATGATCGGTTTAGTTGGTGTTGAATACCAGGTCAAACAAACATGGGTAAAGCAAGTAGACAAAGAACTTAAAGTGTTAAGCCTAAGTACGTTAACGTCTATTGGTTATATAAAAGAGCAAGTTACTGCTGAAAATGAACGTTCGGCACTCGGGCACTTGAGTCAAAAGCAAACTCAACAATCAGATATTCGCCTCAGCATTATCAATGATAAGGGCAAACTTGTTGCTGACTCGATGCTCAGCGAAGAAGAAATTATAAGCGCAGGTAATTACTTAGCTCTTGAAGAAATTAATAAGGCTCAGGTGACAGGAAATTCACGGGTCGTACGTTTTAGTGATTTTTTTGCTAAATCAACCGTTTTTATTACTCACTTTGACGGACATAGTGGCTACTATGTCCGTGCTTCAACCCCAATAGATACCTATCAAGTTGCTATACATCAAATTCGAAAGGGTTTTATCGCGGTAGTTGTTATTGCCGTGGTGACAATCTTGAGCTTTGGATACTTTCTTCGTCGCACAATACAAGAAGCAGTAGATAAGGAAAGGAGCATACAAGATATTAGAGTAGCCGATAAAACACGTGAAATTACCTTGTTACAAACGATGATGACCATGCTCAATGCGGCAGAAAATTTTGATGAGACAGGGCAAGTCATTTTAAGCATTATGCCAAGGTTACTGCCTGACTTAAGCGGTAAGTTATACCTACTCAATGATAATGATGAACTTAAAGACTTAATTAGTTGGGGGCCAGAGCTTAGCGAAAACGTTTCAATTTTACCTGTCAATCCTAATGACAATAAGACCGAGTTTATTACAGAGCAAAAAGAGCTACCTGAGCACCTAGCGAATTATCAAACATCGAGGCATTTAATCTGTGTAGATTTAATTGATCAAAATAAATTATTTGGTGTAATCCACTTCCTTGGCAGCAGGGACAAAGTGCATGATAAAAATATTCGAAATATTGTTATGCAGCTTTCTGAACAAATTAGCCTTGGGTTAACAAATTTACGTGTTAAAAAACAACTTCACTATCAGGCAATAAGAGATCCTCTCACAAACTTATATAACCGACGATTTATGTTAGAGGGATTTGAACAAGCAATAAATAGAGCTGAAAGGCATGACTTAAGCTTAGCCGTATTGATGATTGATATTGATCACTTTAAGGCTGTAAATGATAAATTTGGCCATAAAATGGGGGATGCTGTATTAGTTGCCATTGCCGAACTATTTAAAACCAATTTGCGTTTAGAGGATATTGCCTGTCGTTTTGGCGGTGAAGAGTTTTGTATAATTTGCCCTGACACTAAACTAAAGGACGCATTTACGCTCGCTGAAAAGCTCAGATTGAGTACAAGTGAGTTAAATATTGTAGAACAAGACTTGCGAATAAATAAAATCACTATATCTACGGGAATAGCTGTTTTTCCTAATCATGGGCAAGGCACACAACAACTAATTAATGAAGCCGATAAGGCACTATATATTGCAAAAAATAGAGGGAGAAATAATACGGTTGTCGCGGCAAATAGTCAGGTAGAACATAATCAATAA
- a CDS encoding protein adenylyltransferase SelO encodes MMIPTLFKLTSSISEQLPFAVTPVKPTPLRDSFLLTYSRSCGDLLGLPANFWQSPEFKTVLAGEKLPKGGVYTAQVYAGHQFGQFVPQLGDGRAISIGEISNHVGESYEIQLKGSGLTPYSRMGDGRAVLRSCIREFLASEAMAALNIPTTRALSIVGSNEEVYRERVEQGAMMARVAQSHIRFGHFEYWFHRNKIPELTHLANYCIEQFYPEANTQELPYLYLFEQIVQRTATLIAQWQAHGFAHGVMNTDNMSILGLTIDYGPFGFLDDYNPGFICNHSDSSGRYAFEEQPSIGLWNLNALGLTFSTWLSVQQITTALKAYEPALVKRYLSIMRQKLGLANWQASDQQLLGQLLAIMAEQKADYTLTFRLLNSVDVDDVNNANCDALLQLFRCQKDIKKWLVTYRARLQEDALRKDERVKEQNKVNALYVLRNYLAELAIKEAESGCYHTLEKLHSVLSTPFTWQRDSELFAEKAPNWGKKLEVSCSS; translated from the coding sequence ATGATGATACCTACATTGTTTAAGCTTACCAGCTCTATATCTGAGCAACTGCCTTTTGCAGTTACCCCAGTAAAACCTACGCCTTTACGCGATTCGTTTCTTTTAACCTATAGCCGATCTTGTGGCGATTTACTCGGTTTACCAGCCAATTTTTGGCAATCTCCAGAGTTTAAAACGGTCTTGGCAGGTGAAAAATTACCTAAAGGTGGCGTGTATACTGCACAAGTATACGCTGGACACCAGTTCGGTCAGTTTGTTCCTCAATTAGGTGATGGGCGCGCCATATCTATAGGTGAGATTAGCAATCATGTAGGTGAATCTTATGAGATTCAGCTTAAAGGCTCCGGCTTAACACCATATTCTAGAATGGGTGATGGTAGAGCTGTTTTACGTTCCTGTATTCGAGAGTTTCTAGCAAGTGAAGCAATGGCTGCTTTAAATATACCGACTACGCGCGCGTTGAGTATTGTTGGAAGTAATGAAGAGGTTTATCGTGAGCGAGTCGAACAAGGTGCAATGATGGCACGCGTGGCGCAAAGTCACATTCGATTTGGTCATTTTGAATATTGGTTTCATCGCAATAAAATCCCTGAGCTTACCCATTTAGCAAACTATTGTATTGAACAGTTTTATCCCGAAGCAAATACTCAAGAGCTTCCTTATTTATACTTGTTTGAACAAATAGTACAGCGCACAGCAACGCTGATTGCACAATGGCAAGCTCATGGCTTTGCTCATGGGGTGATGAATACCGACAATATGTCAATTTTGGGTCTTACTATTGACTATGGCCCCTTTGGCTTTTTAGATGATTATAACCCAGGGTTTATTTGTAATCATTCGGATAGTTCGGGACGATATGCATTTGAAGAGCAACCAAGCATTGGTTTGTGGAACTTAAATGCATTGGGGTTAACGTTTTCGACATGGTTGTCGGTACAGCAAATCACAACGGCGTTAAAGGCGTATGAACCCGCTTTAGTTAAACGCTACCTAAGCATTATGCGACAGAAGTTAGGACTTGCTAACTGGCAGGCTTCAGATCAACAATTGTTAGGGCAATTGTTGGCTATTATGGCGGAGCAAAAAGCTGACTACACATTGACATTCAGATTGTTGAATTCGGTTGATGTTGATGACGTTAATAATGCCAATTGTGATGCGCTGCTACAGCTATTTAGGTGTCAAAAGGACATAAAGAAATGGTTAGTAACTTACAGGGCGCGACTGCAAGAAGATGCTTTGCGTAAAGACGAAAGGGTGAAAGAGCAAAACAAAGTCAATGCGCTTTATGTTCTTCGAAACTATCTAGCTGAACTTGCGATCAAAGAGGCTGAAAGCGGTTGTTACCATACGTTAGAAAAGTTGCACTCAGTACTGTCGACGCCCTTTACTTGGCAAAGAGACAGCGAGCTTTTTGCCGAAAAAGCACCTAATTGGGGAAAGAAATTGGAAGTATCATGCAGCAGTTAG
- a CDS encoding DUF3630 family protein, whose protein sequence is MQQLAFNYQLLVKPDIIELRADVDFEQEDIKPMAHYLLSKIADSRLIEIVEGVDRAYFRADIQNQSFTINFEVYSQSCWLEPESPKEQAVLHHITSFL, encoded by the coding sequence ATGCAGCAGTTAGCATTTAATTATCAACTACTAGTTAAGCCAGACATTATTGAGTTAAGGGCAGATGTTGATTTTGAACAAGAAGATATCAAACCGATGGCTCACTATTTACTCTCTAAAATTGCTGATAGTCGCTTGATAGAGATAGTCGAAGGTGTTGATCGAGCTTATTTTAGAGCCGACATACAAAATCAGTCCTTCACAATTAACTTTGAAGTATACAGTCAATCATGTTGGTTGGAACCTGAGAGTCCAAAAGAGCAAGCGGTATTGCACCATATAACCTCATTTTTATAA